aagcctgacttggagaattttgagcatcactttactagcagaTTACTACTAGGAGGCCTGATTTCCCCACATCTTTACCAACACTGAATTCAAAAGCCTTTTAAGTTTGTTCCTACTGATAGGCCTAATAGTTTGATATTACTGATTCAATCTGCATTCTTCTGACTCTTCTACTAGAGACGGTGAgcatccttgtgtgtgtgttagttcctccgtcgtgtctgagtctttgcaaccccaaggactgtagcccaccaggctcatctgaccgtggaattctccaagcaagaatactggagtggtttgccatacctttcttcaggggatctccccgaaccagtgatcaaaccagggtctccagcactgcagacagattctttactgttcaaGCTACCCAAGAAGCCCAAATAGTGACTGTTTGCATTTCCACCTAATAACAGTTGTTAATATTAGATTCAGCACTAGAatgtgcattatctcatttgatcctcatgaCAACCATATCAAAGAGATAGCATCTACTTCCCCCTCccgtattttacagatgagaaaaccatttCCAAGAGGTAGTGAAACTTACACAAGGTTACACAACTAGCAAAGTGGTTGAGTGTGGATTTTATCAAGTCTGAGTGTTGTGATTCTGGGCTTAATCACTGCACCAGCTGCTTCTGCTGCCAGGAACATTTTCAAGCCATTTCCTCCAGCATTACTCACTCCCCTCTAGTGAAGTCTGAACAAGTTGGTTAAATTAGTAAAAACTTGAAGAGTCCTTTTGCCGAAGACAGTATGGTAGACACTATTGGGAAACCCGAAGAGGCAAAGATCCTGTGCCAAAATCTTCTTAGGGAACCAAAATACACTACATATGAGAGGCATATGGGTTCCCTGgttcctcagatggtaaagaatctgcctgcaatgcagcagatcctggttcaattcctgggaggggaagatcccctagaaaagggaatggctacccactccagtattcttgccctccaggctcctctgtccgtgggatcacagtcagagatgactgagggactaacactttcattttcacttttttaaacaaattaatatatatatatggatatatatcaGTATATTTAGAAGGAAAATAACAGCAATGTTAGTAACTGTGGTGTGGTGGGCAAATCTATCCAATGTCAGGCAAACAAATGGCCATactcaattcttcagctctacAGAATTTAATAACCTTCAAAGAGTAGTGTGGGGAATATTGCAGACCATCCTGAAATGAGAattaaagctgatttttttttttagatgaccAGGTTTTgctccttttaaaaaacaaaacaaaaaaaagctgaTTTATATTTGTAGAATATAGGAAACAAATCACCTTCAAGATGGAGCTATTTCTAAAGAAAAGTATTACTACCGTGACTGAGCAAAACCCACCGAACAGACTCATCTTGCCCCTTCGTCCTCACTAACCTGCTTCTCCATTCCCCAGGTGTGCTCCGCGGCCCTGGTACTATCCACGAGGTGGTGCTGAAGCAGGTGATCATTCCCGGCTATCTGAAGCCATTCCCAGTGGAGCCGGGACACCATTGGTCTCCCCTTGCCTCCAAAATCTAGAGCTGTCAACCGACTTCTGCATGCTTAATATGCAAACCTGAACTCTGCGGGTGTCGCAACGGATGCCCTGCCAACAATCTTTGTACTGATCCCTCCTCTTGGCCACTGTCACCATGCCTTAGACCCATGCCAATTCCTTTGACAGGGTTATAATAGCTTATCCTACAAGACCAGTGAAAATGTATGTGATTCATTACACGGTTTCATTCTTGAGACAAGGACATGTATAATGGAAATACACACCCAAGAGAAGATGTAGCTCCTTGAACATGTATtggttctttcctttttcttttttagcgcGCATTCCTAATCCAGGATGGTTTGCAATCCACATTAGATGGAATTGCTAGTATCCTCAGCCTTGTCCCCTAAACTTTGGAAAGACATGTTTCCTGAGATTAAAATCACTAGCTAACGGTCTCCTGCCCCGCTTTGGCTCCTCAGCCTCCTCCTGGCTGGCTGGGGCCAGATCCGCGAGCAACGGTGTCCACAGCTCTTCGCTGTGCGAGGGGATATCCAGATCCCGAAGTCTTGCGGCTGGATGTAGTGCCTCTTAAACCCAGGATCTACCCGGTTCCTTCCCATCCTCCCCTCCGCCCGCCCCGCGCTGCCCTAGGAGGAGCCTAAATGTCCGCTTCCCCCCCTGAAGGGGATTGTAATGCGTAAACAGGATTAACTCTCTCTCCTCCAGCTGCGCGGATCTGCCCGCGGCCTGCGGGCCGGAGTGAGCCCCATGGGTGCGCGGAGCGCGCGGCTCGGGGAGTGGGGGATGCGGGAGCACCGGGCCTCGGAGCTGTCCCTGGGGCCCGCTTCTTCGCCGAGGGGGTCTGGGGACCACAGCTTGCGGAGCTGCTCCTGGGAAGCCGGGGCTGACGGCCGCGACGGCTCGGGCTCCTAGCGGCAGCCTCCGCTCTgccgcctccctctccctccccgcgCTTCCTCTCCGCCCACCGCGCTCCAGCCGCCCGGTCGCCGCCGGCTCAGTCCTCCGCCCCCCTGGAGCCGCCGCGCCCGCCCGCGCCCAGCCATGGGAGACCTGCCGGGCCTCGTGCGCCTCTCCATCGCCCTGCGCATCCAGCCGAACGACGGCCCGGTTTTCTACAAGGTGGACGGGCAGCGCTTCGGCCAGAACCGCACCATCAAGCTGCTCACGGGCTCCTCCTACAAGGTGGAGGTGAAGATTAAGCCCACCACGCTGCAGGTCGAGTGAGTGCGGGCGCGCGCCGCGGCTGACCGGCCCGGCTTGGGATACGCTGGGTGGAACGAGGCCCCCGGGACAGCCAGAGCCTCTTCCGGGCACCTCTTGCCTCTCACCTCGCCCGGAGGGCCCAGGAGGTTTTGTTGGGGGGAGATATGAGGTCAGCTGTCTGCTCCCTAAGTCATCTCCGCTATTCTCGCTTCCCTCCACGCCTGAAGGGTGAGGTGTTTAAAACTGCAACTGGAAACCAGGGGATTGGGGGCTTTTTCTTGTAAATTTCTCATCCCTTCTGTCCAGCCACTGATGCGGACCCTCAGGCGGCCGGGGTGGGGCGGAGGGGAAAAGCTCGCCTTGGGCTTCACCTGCCGCAATTCTGGTTCATCTCCGCCGGGTTCTGCGAGACTGAAGGAGGGACAAAGGCTGAGTAATGAGGTATAAAATTGGGGGTGGATGATTATTGGGGCTTCTTAAGGATGCTTGCCGCTCATCCATCAGCCATTATGAGCCTGGAATCCCGGGGCTGGAAGAGCAAGACGGAGGGCAGCCTTCCCCGCTTAGGCCTAGTTTCCCTTGCCtggtgtgtttctttttctcctgaattGTCTGTTCAGCCTGGTGATGGGATTAGCAGCATCCTTACAACAAAAGgatggtggtgtgtgtgtatctgtgtgtgtgtgtgtgtgtgtgtgtgtgtgtgtgtgtggcagaaaCTATCTCGTCTCTGCTGTCAGAGGTTAATGTATCCAGTAAACCTCTGGCTAGAAAGTCAGTGTAGAAGAGTGCAGGAATGGGGAAGTATCCTTTACCATAAGAGGTGGAGTCCTTTACCTCTCAGCTTCTACCTAAGCAGGGTGTGAAGTCTAGtgtggaaagaggaaagaaaccaCCCTGTATTTTATCTACTTCCATTTGCTGAGTTCAGAAGGTGGGGTGGAGAGGGCTGATAGGTTAAGTCTCCCGCAGTTGACCTTAATTCAACAAAGTTGTATCGGCCTTCTAGGTGCCAGGCTCCAGTTGAAAGATCTagaatcaaacctgggttgcTTCTGATGCTCTTGGTCTGTTTACTTGTCAGCATCCCCAGCAGCTCCAAGCATCCATTATCCTCACATTTCCAGGTGTTCTGTGCATCTAGATACGATCTagacttttcctttcccttttttcctggCAAACCCTTCTACCAAGTTACCTAGTCTAGTTCCCTCAGGATAGTTCTCTATTTTTCAAGTTAATCTAAAAACAAATTTGTGTTaatgataaaacttttttttcctgttatactttaattttttcaaagtgcTTCAATGCCctaaccagtggttctcaaacctgaGTGTACATGagaaatcacctggagggctctTTAAAACACAGATGACTGAACCTCACCTTAAGTAGATGTAGTAAACTCTACCACTAGAGTGGAGCTTAAGAATTTGCTTTCTGATAGGTTGGCAGGTGATACTGACATTGCTGGTCCAGGGATGACACTTCAAGAACCATTACCCTAACATGAGGAAATGATGCAGTGAGAATTTTTGGTATATGCCTGGCTTGAGGAAGTGTACCCCCCAAATCGTGGGACCCCTAATGTTCTGATgttggaacagaaaaaaaattgttagagAACTTGTTCAGTGGTTTTGAATTCTTCCTGTGCATTAGAATCACCTCTGcaatgttaaaattaatttacaaatgcCCAAACCACACCCCAAGCCAAGTGTTTGAGATAGGCTGGGTATAGCTAGGTTTTTTAAAGTTCCACGGATGAGAAACTAAGAGGAAGACCATTGACAGAATCTGACTTACCCTTGTACAAGTATTCTGGTGAGAATAGTCATGTCAATCCAGAGAGATTAAGCAGTTGATCTAGGTTCACATGACTGGTTAGTTGGGAAAGACAAGCTCCCTAAAGTTTCAGAACTTTCTATCACACCACAGTGTCTCTGTTAGCCAACCCTGTATGGTTTCTGCCCAGGGTTATGGTCCAGACCAGGACAGGGTGCCTAAGCTAATTTCTACCGTATATGATCAACTCAAGTCCATTGCAGGAACATTTCCATTGGTGGTGTGGTTGTCCCACTGGAACTGAAGTCTAAAGAGCCCGATGGGGACAGGATCGTATATACGGGAACATATGACACAGAAGGTGTGGCCCCGACCAAGAGTGGAGAACGGCAGCCCATCCAGATCACCATGCCGGTAAGGTCTACTTGGGAGTGTTGGGGTATGATGCCAAAGCAAACGGAAACCATGTAAAAGACAATAATCACAATTTTCCCTTAagaaaggatataaaatcaaatacTATGAAATGTTATATCAGCTCATAATTTCATATATTCGTTCATAATGTCCCACttgttgttgtgttagtctctaagtcatgtccaattttttgtgaccccatggactatagcctgccaggttcctctgtctatgggatttcccagacaagaatactggagtaggttgccatttccttcgccagaggttcttcccaacccaaggatcaaacccacatctcctgcattggcaggcagattctttaccactgagccacctgggaagcccagtgtctcAGTACAGTTAATTAAATAATCCATGCTTCTCCAATGATCTGTTTTATAGTAATTTCTTTGTGGCAAAAGTTCAATTCTCTCCCTACATTTTTGTTATCTGTTCCATCGGTCTGCCTGTACTTACACCACTACTGCACTGTTTTTACAGAAcgtgtttgtatattttataattggCCACTTTACTAAACTTGCTTACTAAAATTCTTCATTCAGTGATCTTGGATTTTTCAGGTAGATAGTCATAATCATTAATTCATATAATAGTgtcattttctgggttttttcccTGCCCTTATTTCATTGGCTAATGCTTCTAGAATAATGTTTTCCACTAATAGTGATAATCCTTATCTCCAATGTTTCACTATTAGATGTACTATTGGCTTCAAATATTTATCTTGTTAAAGCATCCTTTTTCTGGTTCATTAAGAGATAATTGGGAGATGTGTTGAATTTCATTTCAttcctttatccatccatctatggaaataatttgaaatactAAACATCTCTTCATATCTTAAAAGAAACCCTACTTAATgtcacttatttttaataatgttgtTACATTGAAAATGCTAATATTTAAGggttctaatttttaattttataatttttttgtttggctgATTTATCAGCAAATATGTAAAGACTTCTTCTATATATCAGGCATTGGGAGAAGAGTGGTGAACAGAATAGATATCCCTGGCTTCATAGGGCTTCTAATCTAGAGGAGGAAAACATACTTTATACAAGATtatcaataataaaatgaataattattatTGTACAAAATGTACTAAAAGAGTAGTGGTACCCTTGGGACATATAGCAGGGGTCTTAGTCTAGCCCAAGATTTAAGGGATGGCTTTCTTAAGAGCTGAGAGAAGAGGGAACACTTGAGGAAAAAGGAGCTACAAAGATCAACAGCTGGAGGAGAGCAATAAATGTGTTTCAAGGAGTGAGTAGCCCAGCATAGCTTGAGCAGACAGTGAGGTTGAGACTGATTTAAGATTAAGATGGATTTAACCCAacattgtcggagaaggcaatggcaacccactccagtactcttgcctggcaaatcccatggatggaggagcctggtaggctgcagtccatggggttgccaggagttggacacgactgagagacttcactttcacttttcactttcacgcattggagaaggaaatggcaacccactccagtgtccttgcctggagaatcccagggacaggggagcctggtgggctgccgtctctggggtcacacagagtcggacacgactgaagcaacttagaagcagcagcagcagcaacccaacattgtaaatcaactatattccaataaaaaaaaatgtttttaaagattaaacTGGAGAGGTAAATAGAGCTTAGATGTTACAGGGCCTGCTTATTGAATTTATCTTCATGCCTGTGGGAATCCATTGAAGGTTTGTAAGTCAACTTTGGTATGCAATTTACATACAGAttgtatgtaaatatattcaCCAGgctagattactggagtgggtagcctttgccatctccaggggatcttcccaaccctgggatcaaacccaggtctcccacattgcaggcagattctttaccagctgagccacaagggaagcgcaaatatattaatacaccaatttatttatttatttatttttagttttttatttttttaattttaatatctttaattcttacatgcatgaATACAccaatttaaggtgtacagtaaCATAGATTTTGACTAGTGTATAATCACCACCCCAgtaaaaatatagaacatttctgGTCATCCTGAAAATTTCCTCCACGCCTACCTGTAGTCAATGCCCCCAGTCTTAGCCACTCTGAGCTTTTTGTCTCAATAACAGTTCTAATGGTTCTAgaatttcatgtaaatagaatcatagcATTGTGCCTGATTTCCTTCACTCAGCATTATGTTGTAGTATAATGTTTTTGTTTAAGTCGTTGGTTCCTTTTgttactgagtagtatttcatggtAAGGATATACAAGAGTTTATTTATCCCTTTACCAATAAATGAACAGCTGGGTTGTTTGCAGCCTTTGGagttataaataaaattgttatgaATATTTGAGTATGACTCTTAAAGTGAACATGTTTTcgtttctcttgagtaaatacctaAGAGGAGATTTAACAAATCACATGGTAAGTATACGTTTAACCATATGAGAAATATCCTGATTGTTGTACCATTTCATATTTTTACCAGCAATGTATAAGAATTCTAGTTACTTTACATACTTAATTATATCAGTCTTTTAAGTTTAGAAATGCAAAAGACCTACAAGagctaaaacattttatttcatgatCTATATTTTAGTCTTTAAATTGGATAGCCTAAATCTTTCAGCTTTGTTTATTCAAAGTCATTTTGACTATTCTAGGCCCTGGGCATTGTTATATAGATTTTAGCATGAACTTGTCAGTTCATCCTCCAATTCTCCAAGACCTGGAATATTAATTGGGTTTGCAAATTGGGCAGTTTGGAAAGATTTGACACTTTAATATTGAGTCTTGTGATACATGAATATGTCTgcttatttaggtcttctttaatttctctctatAAGGCATTACAGTGTTTCCTGTACAGATTTTATACATATGTTGTTAAATTTTTCATTACGTATTTCATACTTAAACACTATTATATATGGTGGTTTactatttatagaaataaaattgatttttttctatattcatcTTGAATTCTGAGGCCTTGCTAATCTCACTTATTAATCCTAATagttatttgggattttttttttttgtagaacaCTTAAGCTTTTCCATGTTTGATATAATGTCTTCTGCAAAGAaaaagtttttcttcttctttttcaattcatattccttttatttctgtcttgATGGCAATGCCTAGGACTTCCAGTCTGATGCTAAGCAGAATTGATGAGAGTGGACATCTTTGTTCCCCTAATCTCAGgaagaaagcattcagtctttcaacACTAAGTACGATGTTAGCTGTAGGGTTTTTTATTAAATGTGTGTTATCAGGTTAATGAAGTTCCCTTCTATCACTAATTTACTGAAATTTTACtgagaggtttaaaaaaatatgaatgtgTCATATGTTTTCAAAGATTCTTTCTTTACCTCCTGGGATGATCATATAATGTCTTCTTTATTCTCTAGTAGATTTTATTGTTTATTCAATGTTGAAACAACTTTGAGTTATTGAATACTAGGATAAATACCAATTGGTCAATGGTATGTTCCCTGTATATATAAGTGGATttgattcattaacattttattgaggattttacATCTGTGTTCCTGAGAAATATtagtctgtggttttcttttttgtattgtcattgtctagttttggtatcagaataataataaaattatttgaaagttgttcactcttctgttttctggaagagtttatattattattattaaaatatcatttttatttaatgttggATAGAATTCACCAATAAAGGTatgcatttaattttgtttaaaggTTTTTAGTTACAAATTCACCTTCCTTCTTTGATAACGGGCTATTCAGGTTTTatttcttgagttaatttttgtaatttgTCTTTgatatcattcatttatttcaactAAATTGTCAAATTTGTTTGCACAAAATTGTTGGTAATAATCCTCCACCATCCTTTGATGTGTTAGGGTCTCTAATAATGTCcacttattttttctgtttataattttCCATTCCTCCCTTATCCCCAACCAGTCTAGCTAGAGATTTACCAATTTTATTGGCTTTTTCAAAAACCCAGCTTTGTTTTCGCATGCTTCACTGAcccatttttctgtttcattgatttccaATCCTATCTGAAGTATCTCTTTCTTTTGCTtgcattaaaacattttaatttaggTTATACACACAGAGATAGAATTTGAGTGTATAAGTTAATGTTCTTACCaaatttgagttatttttaatttttattttgcctcAAATTCTTTCCAACTTTATTCTCTCCCTTTGTAGTGCTTCAATTACACATTGGACAGTTTGGTATTAGCCTACAGGTCTTTACTTTATGGATCTCCAAATTAGATAATTCCTATTGATGTATACTCAAGTTCACTGTTTTTGTCATCTGCCCCAATTTACTCAtgcttgttttctgattttttttctatcattatatttttcagctctagaatgtttatctgtattttctataGTTTCCATTTCTCAAGGTTCCTTATCTGTTTGCCCATTTTGACCATATACCCCTTTACCTCTTTGAGCAGATTTATAATTGCttgtctgaaatatttatttggtaaATCTAGTATCTAGTCCCATTTAGAGCTGGAATGACTTTTTTCCTGAATATGGGTCATGCTTTCCTCTGTTGTTACTTGTTTGATAATATTTGATTAGAAACTAAATGTTATAGATGGTATATTGttgattttagtttattttattcttctgagGATTATTCTATTTTTGCGGTACATTCCGGGACTGAAGCTGCAAATGCTAGCTTTCCAGCAGGATAGCAGCTGAAATCTCTGCTGAGTGGAGTTTAGCAGTCAGCTAAGGAATTGGACAGTTTATACTATGAGTTTGGTATCCATCCACCCTCAGGTTCCTCTAAATTTCCTGTTTCTCTGCCAGTCCTGAGCCCTTTGCTTTGGTACTTTCAAGCCACTAAGGCTTCAACTTCTCAGGTTTAGGAatgcattcaattaaaaaaacaacaaacaaacaaaaaaaacagcagCAAACTTCCAAATCTTTTTCAGCATAACTTTCTCTTTCAAGAATTGACGCTTCCCTTAGTTGAAATCAACCCTGCCAACACCCTGATCTGGGACAtctgaggagcctggcatcctctagcccatggggtcgcagaagagtcagacacgacttagcgactaaaccgccACCAACCTCTTAAACTAtgaaacaatacatttctgttgtttggtGGGGGAAATAGACTCTTTACTGGTTGGTCTGTTTTTTCAAGCAGGAAGAGCCCCCTCCCAGCAGCCTATACATGGCGATTAGCCTGTAGAATTATGGCATAACCACAGTCAGATTTGGGGTCTCACCTCTTCTACAGCTCTCTTGCTTCCAGGATTTTCTCCTAAATTTCCAGCTGCTCTTCCAGCCCAGGACACTCttctcccttttccagtggataaAACTGC
This region of Ovis canadensis isolate MfBH-ARS-UI-01 breed Bighorn chromosome 3, ARS-UI_OviCan_v2, whole genome shotgun sequence genomic DNA includes:
- the CNRIP1 gene encoding CB1 cannabinoid receptor-interacting protein 1 yields the protein MGDLPGLVRLSIALRIQPNDGPVFYKVDGQRFGQNRTIKLLTGSSYKVEVKIKPTTLQVENISIGGVVVPLELKSKEPDGDRIVYTGTYDTEGVAPTKSGERQPIQITMPFTDIGTFETMWQVKFYNYHKRDHCQWGSPFSVIEYECKPNETRSLMWVNKESFL